A stretch of the Argentina anserina chromosome 6, drPotAnse1.1, whole genome shotgun sequence genome encodes the following:
- the LOC126799643 gene encoding LOW QUALITY PROTEIN: probable mitochondrial saccharopine dehydrogenase-like oxidoreductase At5g39410 (The sequence of the model RefSeq protein was modified relative to this genomic sequence to represent the inferred CDS: inserted 1 base in 1 codon) — translation MSDLPNPPYDLIILGASGFTGKYVVKEALKFLILNTPSSPLKSLALAGRNPTKLSHTLNWXRRLCSQTRLVLNCVGPFRLYGEPVVAACVETGCDYLDICGVPEFMERMEASYFDKAAEKGSLVISACGFDSVPAEFGLMFNSRQWVGAAVPNRVEAHLSLESDKRIAGNFGTFESAVLGVANADKLMQLRRSRPKKPRPQ, via the exons ATGTCAGACCTCCCCAACCCTCCCTACGATCTCATCATCCTCGGCGCCTCCGGCTTCACCGGAAAGTACGTCGTCAAAGAAGCCCTCAAGTTTCTCATTCTCAACACTCCCTCCTCACCTCTCAAGTCTCTAGCCTTAGCCGGCCGCAACCCCACCAAGCTCTCCCACACCCTCAACT GCCGCCGCCTCTGCTCCCAAACCCGCCTCGTCCTCAACTGCGTGGGGCCCTTCCGACTCTACGGCGAGCCCGTCGTCGCTGCATGCGTCGAGACCGGCTGCGACTATCTCGACATATGCGGAGTGCCGGAGTTCATGGAGAGAATGGAGGCCAGTTACTTTGATAAGGCGGCGGAGAAGGGCTCTCTGGTCATTTCGGCTTGTGGGTTTGACTCTGTTCCGGCGGAGTTTGGGCTCATGTTTAACTCGAGGCAGTGGGTGGGGGCGGCGGTGCCGAATAGGGTGGAGGCTCACTTGAGCTTGGAATCTGACAAGAGAATTGCCGGTAACTTCGGGACGTTTGAGTCGGCGGTGTTGGGTGTGGCCAATGCCGATAAGTTGATGCAGCTCCGGCGGTCCAGACCCAAAAAGCCGAGGCCACAA TGA